A single region of the Silene latifolia isolate original U9 population chromosome 8, ASM4854445v1, whole genome shotgun sequence genome encodes:
- the LOC141594701 gene encoding putative F-box/LRR-repeat protein At5g41630 — MKLRPQKRICSSKDDRDRLSELPDDVIVNILSCMPIVDAVRTVLLRRFGNRWTLIHALKIDMSEYLKNFRKKKTKKIQCRWFRRFIHNVLLLHNNLSIDSFRLHIEINSVKDRDNAGDELKEWTRFALDRQAKEIRLSDSSEFVNGSTSILPNIFTSHSLVTLHLDSCQFDGEFQVKLESLKKLSLDCINMTDEYFQRFISGCPSLKELFIINPLRMEKLSFSAPNIDKLSLVQTSPYGWSNPLSLNFPNLKSLYLEFDVWRMDIIDVSSVRDIYIEYPSCFMKADEVFALNQTLLEKFEGVEVFRLSCNASEEFLRIIQSMQHLQSRWKRVVLELRIDLVDWTNLTRLELLTPCATPELKTITLHGYGRTWRNQLELIQFLLKIAAGLDKLVIAPISRLKEADELEFVKHVSSFPRASPTVRVIFA; from the exons ATGAAATTAAGGCCCCAAAAGCGTATATGTTCGTCGAAGGATGACCGAGATAGGTTGAGTGAATTGCCAGATGATGTAATTGTCAACATTCTCTCATGTATGCCTATCGTCGATGCTGTTAGAACTGTTTTACTTCGTCGTTTTGGAAACCGTTGGACTTTGATTCATGCACTGAAGATTGACATGAGTGAATATCTTAAGAACTTTCGTAAGAAGAAAACAAAAAAGATTCAATGTAGATGGTTCCGTCGTTTCATTCACAATGTATTATTGCTTCACAACAATCTCTCCATTGATAGTTTTCGTCTTCATATAGAGATCAACTCTGTGAAAGATAGAGACAACGCGGGTGATGAATTAAAAGAATGGACGAGGTTTGCGTTGGATAGACAAGCCAAGGAAATCAGATTATCTGATAGCTCCGAGTTTGTTAATGGATCCACTTCGATCTTGCCTAATATCTTCACGAGTCACTCCCTTGTTACACTTCATCTCGATTCTTGCCAATTCGACGGAGAATTTCAAGTTAAGTTGGAATCTCTAAAGAAGCTGTCACTTGACTGTATTAATATGACGGATGAATATTTCCAAAGGTTTATATCCGGTTGTCCTTCCTTAAAAGAACTTTTTATTATAAATCCATTGCGGATGGAGAAGCTAAGTTTTAGTGCACCAAACATTGATAAATTATCTCTTGTACAAACAAGTCCATATGGATGGAGCAATCCGTTGTCGCTTAATTTTCCAAACCTTAAAAGTTTGTATTTGGAATTTGATGTTTGGCGAATGGACATAATTGATGTTTCATCTGTTCGTGATATCTACATCGAATATCCAAGCTGTTTTATGAAAGCAGATGAAGTATTTGCATTAAATCAAACTCTGTTGGAAAAGTTTGAAGGCGTTGAAGTTTTTCGACTGTCATGTAATGCTTCTGAG GAATTCCTCCGTATAATACAAAGTATGCAGCATTTACAAAGTAGATGGAAGCGGGTAGTTCTGGAATTGCGCATC GATTTAGTAGACTGGACCAATTTGACTCGTCTCGAACTTCTGACACCTTGTGCGACGCCAGAACTTAAGACCATCACCCTGCACGGCTATGGGAGAACTTGGAGGAATCAGCTTGAGCTAATTCAATTCTTACTCAAAATCGCAGCTGGCTTGGACAAATTGGTAATTGCTCCCATATCTCGATTAAAGGAAGCTGATGAGCTTGAGTTTGTTAAGCATGTCTCGAGCTTCCCGAGGGCCTCGCCAACTGTCAGGGTAATATTTGCTTAA
- the LOC141594702 gene encoding F-box/FBD/LRR-repeat protein At5g56420-like, whose translation MKLSPQKHICSVKEDRDRLSELPDEVIINILSFMPTVDAVRTLLLRRFGNLWTFIHTLKFDHSDYLQKFCNWKSSTTGSRVVSYRCFIRNVLMFHQNPSINTFNLSIEFDNSAVNDLREWFRFALDRQAKEIRLFDEINDNEFNIDCSSMLPNLTSQFLVTLDLEDCNIEGELQVNLGSLKKLSLRWVDMSEENFERFISGCPSLQELVIEDPFWTNDLCFSAPNIAKFSLFLMGNLQLDYSYSINFPNLKSLYLEIDVWELNIIDVSSVRDIYVKNFKVPVNIHDNQSFTTKKMFGKLENIEVFQLSNDASKPFLCAIQDVLLFRHKWKRIVLELRVLSDRCLLGIYHLMRSLKHFEELDIYTTKAFNASTDLLQLELPSPYVTTHLKTITLHGYGRTWRSQLELIEFLLKSATALDKLVIIPMKGHRLKEGVELEFVKNVSNFPRASPSARVVFA comes from the exons ATGAAACTAAGTCCGCAAAAGCATATATGTTCGGTAAAGGAAGACCGAGATAGGTTGAGTGAATTGCCAGATGAGGTAATTATCAACATTCTCTCATTTATGCCTACTGTAGATGCTGTTAGAACTCTGTTACTTCGTCGTTTCGGAAACCTTTGGACCTTTATTCATACCCTTAAGTTCGACCACAGTGATTATCTTCAGAAGTTTTGTAATTGGAAAAGCAGTACTACTGGCAGCCGTGTTGTGTCCTACCGTTGTTTCATTCGCAATGTGTTGATGTTTCACCAAAATCCCTCCATTAATACATTTAATCTTTCTATAGAGTTCGACAACTCGGCTGTGAATGATTTGAGAGAATGGTTTAGGTTTGCGTTGGATAGACAAGCCAAGGAAATCAGATTATTTGATGAAATTAATGACAACGAATTTAATATTGATTGTAGTTCGATGTTGCCTAACTTGACGAGCCAATTTCTAGTTACACTTGATCTTGAGGATTGCAATATAGAGGGAGAATTGCAAGTTAATTTGGGATCTCTAAAGAAGTTGTCACTTCGCTGGGTTGATATGAGTGAAGAAAATTTCGAAAGATTTATATCTGGATGTCCTTCGTTGCAAGAACTGGTTATTGAGGATCCTTTTTGGACGAATGACCTATGTTTTAGTGCTCCAAACATTGCTAAATTCTCTCTCTTTCTTATGGGTAATTTGCAGTTGGACTATTCTTATTCGATTAATTTCCCCAACCTTAAAAGTTTGTATTTGGAAATCGACGTTTGGGAGCTAAACATCATTGACGTTTCATCTGTTCGTGATATCTACGTCAAAAATTTTAAAGTTCCTGTGAATATACATGACAATCAATCATTTACAACCAAAAAAATGTTCGGAAAACTTGAAAATATTGAAGTTTTTCAGCTGTCGAATGATGCTTCTAAG CCATTTCTCTGTGCAATACAAGATGTATTGCTTTTTCGACATAAATGGAAGCGTATAGTTTTGGAATTGCGGGTGCTTTCTGACAGGTGCCTTTTAGGCATCTATCACTTGATGAGAAGTCTAAAACACTTTGAAGAACTCGATATATACACCACAAAG GCTTTCAATGCTAGTACCGATTTACTCCAACTAGAACTTCCTTCACCTTATGTGACGACACACCTTAAGACCATCACCCTGCACGGCTATGGAAGAACTTGGAGGAGTCAGCTTGAGCTAATAGAATTCTTGCTCAAAAGCGCAACTGCCTTGGACAAATTGGTAATTATCCCCATGAAAGGTCATCGATTAAAGGAAGGAGTGGAGCTTGAATTTGTTAAGAATGTCTCGAATTTCCCGAGGGCCTCACCAAGTGCCAGGGTAGTCTTTGCTTGA
- the LOC141594127 gene encoding putative cinnamyl alcohol dehydrogenase 1 produces MSSETLPANCRGWAAKDPSGVLSPIEFNRRIVANDDVSIKITHCGVCYSDAVWTRNWHKDSMYPVVPGHEIIGTVKEVGPNVNRFKVGDHVGVGTYVNSCRDCEYCNDGMEISCVKGSVYTFNRLDTDGTITKGGYSSSIVVHQRYCYKIPDNLPSHLAAPLLCAGITVYAPMMRHNMNQPGKSLGVIGLGGLGHMAVLFGKAFGLKVTVFSTSMSKKDDALSILGADNFVVSSDEHQMKGLANSLDFIVDTASGDHPVEPYMWLLKTFGAYALVGFPSEIKFSPASLSIGMKTFSGSIVGGTKTTQEMLEFCAANKIYPKVEVIPIQYANEAIERLLKKDVKYRFVIDIENSLN; encoded by the exons ATGAGTTCTGAAACTTTACCTGCAAATTGTCGCGGATGGGCAGCCAAAGATCCATCTGGAGTTCTTTCACCTATCGAGTTTAATCGAAG GATTGTTGCAAATGATGATGTTTCCATTAAGATCACGCACTGTGGAGTATGCTATTCTGATGCAGTCTGGACAAGGAACTGGCATAAAGACTCCATGTATCCTGTTGTCCCAGG TCATGAGATTATAGGAACAGTAAAAGAGGTGGGGCCAAATGTAAATCGGTTCAAAGTCGGGGATCATGTTGGAGTTGGAACTTATGTGAATTCATGCAGAGATTGTGAATATTGCAATGATGGGATGGAGATCAGTTGTGTGAAAGGGTCAGTTTATACATTCAATAGATTGGACACCGATGGTACAATCACAAAAGGAGGTTACTCTTCCTCCATCGTTGTTCATCAAAG GTATTGTTACAAGATTCCTGACAACCTTCCCTCACATTTAGCGGCACCCTTATTATGTGCGGGAATTACTGTTTATGCGCCCATGATGCGCCATAACATGAACCAGCCTGGTAAAAGTCTTGGGGTGATTGGCCTTGGTGGCCTTGGCCATATGGCTGTATTGTTCGGTAAAGCCTTTGGGCTAAAAGTCACGGTCTTTAGCACAAGCATGTCGAAGAAAGACGATGCCTTGAGTATACTAGGTGCTGATAATTTTGTTGTTTCATCTGATGAGCATCAAATGAAG GGTTTAGCGAATTCACTGGACTTCATAGTGGACACTGCATCAGGAGATCACCCAGTTGAGCCATACATGTGGCTTTTGAAGACGTTTGGTGCTTATGCTCTGGTCGGCTTCCCTTCAGAAATAAAATTCAGTCCTGCCAGCCTTTCAATAGGCATGAAAACGTTCTCCGGCAGCATAGTTGGTGGTACCAAAACTACTCAAGAAATGTTGGAATTTTGCGCTGCTAATAAAATTTATCCCAAGGTCGAAGTTATTCCTATTCAGTATGCAAATGAAGCAATAGAACGGCTCTTAAAGAAGGATGTCAAATACCGGTTTGTCATCGACATTGAGAACTCTCTTAATTGA